The Peribacillus sp. FSL P2-0133 genome has a segment encoding these proteins:
- a CDS encoding LysR family transcriptional regulator, with protein MYYDALKTFVTLVEVKNFTKTAEMLLMSQPSVSLHIKKLEEEFQTKLFLRSPKFLKVTLTGEILYDRAKQMITIYEQTRQDIQEHDRSIKGELKIGASFTIGEYILPSLLIDLQEEYPELELQVVIGNTEEIVQAVRLYKVDIGLIEGQTNEKELSVHPFMQDELFIVSSNNHELANKDEVEITDLHDQAWVTREVGSGTREYLNHVIRSNGLKIKSILTISSNQGIKETLIKNGLGLALLSQSVIERDVQNKILSIIQVKKESFNRTLSYVYSPIMEDKKNVKTFITELNKKWPLKAKPIG; from the coding sequence CCAGTGTTAGTTTGCATATAAAAAAATTAGAAGAAGAGTTCCAAACCAAATTATTTCTCCGTTCTCCTAAATTCCTAAAAGTCACCTTAACGGGAGAAATTCTTTACGACCGGGCCAAGCAAATGATCACAATCTATGAACAGACCAGACAAGACATTCAGGAACACGATAGGTCCATCAAGGGCGAATTGAAGATAGGAGCAAGTTTTACAATTGGAGAGTATATCCTTCCTTCTTTACTCATCGACCTTCAAGAGGAATATCCTGAACTTGAACTTCAAGTCGTAATCGGAAACACGGAAGAAATCGTTCAAGCCGTTCGGCTATACAAAGTGGATATTGGTTTAATCGAAGGTCAAACTAATGAAAAAGAGCTTTCAGTTCACCCATTCATGCAAGATGAGCTATTCATTGTGTCTTCCAACAATCATGAACTCGCTAATAAAGACGAAGTCGAGATTACTGATTTACATGACCAAGCATGGGTAACAAGGGAAGTTGGATCTGGAACACGTGAATACCTTAATCACGTCATACGTTCAAATGGATTGAAAATTAAATCGATACTCACGATAAGCAGTAATCAAGGGATTAAAGAAACACTTATAAAAAACGGCTTAGGACTGGCCCTTCTTTCCCAAAGTGTAATTGAAAGGGATGTACAAAATAAAATCCTTTCTATTATTCAGGTGAAAAAAGAATCCTTTAACAGAACACTTTCGTACGTCTATTCCCCAATTATGGAAGATAAAAAGAATGTCAAAACTTTCATAACTGAATTAAACAAAAAATGGCCTTTGAAAGCAAAGCCGATAGGATGA
- a CDS encoding iron-sulfur cluster biosynthesis family protein gives MNIEIKEAAIEQLKKVDYKENEGVRIEAIFVGSCSIYVEHELKIDNKNEDDESFIIDGVPLLISSESKKHLPDKVFLNYSDGLGYKLYSDEETLRYNLQLNRVNF, from the coding sequence ATGAATATTGAGATTAAAGAAGCAGCGATTGAACAACTAAAAAAAGTGGATTATAAAGAGAATGAAGGTGTTCGTATCGAAGCCATTTTTGTTGGAAGCTGTTCGATTTATGTGGAGCACGAATTGAAAATTGATAACAAGAATGAAGATGATGAGAGCTTCATAATTGATGGGGTTCCCCTATTAATATCAAGTGAGTCCAAAAAGCATCTTCCAGATAAAGTCTTTCTTAACTACAGTGATGGACTTGGATACAAATTATATTCAGACGAAGAAACATTGAGATATAATCTCCAGTTGAATAGAGTGAATTTTTAA
- a CDS encoding LURP-one-related family protein, with protein MRQLYIKQKVFSLSGKFTVKDQHEKDIYYVEGSFMQVPKTFSIMNTARDEVALITKKVFSFLPKFLVEVNGREVLTIKKEFSFLKARYTIDAAGIEVHGNWWDMDFQVLQHGKIVGKVGKEWFTWGDSYKVQIIDDEMETIIIALVVAIDCVKADQAAASSAASI; from the coding sequence ATGAGGCAGCTTTATATAAAGCAGAAGGTATTCAGTCTTAGCGGGAAATTTACAGTAAAGGATCAGCATGAGAAGGATATATATTATGTGGAGGGAAGTTTTATGCAAGTTCCAAAGACTTTCTCCATTATGAATACAGCAAGAGATGAAGTAGCACTCATTACGAAAAAGGTGTTCAGCTTTTTACCAAAGTTTTTGGTTGAGGTGAATGGTCGGGAGGTATTAACAATAAAGAAGGAATTTTCCTTCTTAAAAGCACGATATACAATTGATGCGGCAGGCATTGAAGTACATGGTAATTGGTGGGATATGGATTTTCAAGTTTTACAGCATGGTAAAATCGTAGGTAAAGTGGGAAAGGAGTGGTTCACTTGGGGCGATAGCTACAAGGTTCAAATAATAGATGACGAGATGGAAACCATTATTATTGCACTCGTTGTTGCAATTGATTGTGTGAAGGCTGATCAAGCAGCTGCTTCATCAGCAGCGTCGATATAA